The Streptomyces sp. NBC_01244 genome contains a region encoding:
- a CDS encoding FAD-dependent monooxygenase, with protein MTALNSVKEIGAPDVLVVGAGPTGLALALDLTRRGVHALVVERADALFPGSRGKGLQPRTLEVFDDLGVGDAVREASAHAPIGRIWQDGRPVGEHDMLGDAGVGGPTDTEPHPRARLLPQWRTQEILFERLTGLGGRVRFGAALTGFDQDADGVSAHLSDGSTLRAAYLVAADGGRSTVRKALDIGMTGETVDPAPMAVADVRLRPGALDRDHWHLFPGADGGFAALCPLPGTDEHQFVARTEACDALEIPAAVAALTHLSAEDVIEVRWASDFRPRAAMADRFRAGRVLLAGDAAHVHSPAGGQGLNTSVQDAYNLGWKLGQVLRHGADPALLDTYEQERQPVAAHVLGLSTRIHRGQAERGDATRQLGLGYRGGPLSEGAAGALEAGDRAPDGPLPDGRRLFDLFRGPQFTLLAVGTDAELPPVSSEFLHVHRIGPYEPYGKGLFLVRPDGYVGWAGEDATGLVRYLARLARPGSPATAG; from the coding sequence ATGACCGCACTTAACAGCGTTAAGGAAATCGGAGCTCCCGACGTGCTCGTCGTCGGCGCCGGCCCCACGGGACTCGCCCTGGCCCTCGACCTCACCCGCCGCGGCGTCCACGCACTGGTCGTCGAGCGGGCCGACGCCCTCTTCCCCGGCTCTCGGGGCAAGGGGCTTCAGCCCAGGACCCTGGAGGTCTTCGACGACCTCGGAGTGGGGGACGCGGTACGGGAGGCGAGCGCCCACGCACCGATCGGGCGGATCTGGCAGGACGGCAGGCCCGTGGGCGAGCACGACATGCTCGGAGACGCAGGCGTCGGCGGCCCCACGGACACCGAGCCGCATCCGCGGGCCCGGCTCCTGCCCCAGTGGCGCACCCAGGAGATCCTGTTCGAGCGCCTCACCGGGCTCGGCGGCCGGGTCCGCTTCGGCGCCGCCCTGACCGGCTTCGACCAGGACGCCGACGGGGTGAGCGCGCACCTCTCGGACGGCAGTACCCTGCGCGCCGCTTACCTGGTCGCCGCCGACGGCGGCCGCTCCACCGTCCGCAAGGCCCTGGACATCGGCATGACCGGCGAGACCGTGGATCCCGCACCGATGGCCGTGGCCGACGTCCGGCTGCGCCCCGGCGCCCTGGACCGCGACCACTGGCACCTGTTCCCGGGAGCGGACGGCGGCTTCGCCGCGCTGTGCCCGCTGCCCGGCACCGACGAGCACCAGTTCGTCGCGCGGACCGAGGCTTGCGACGCCCTCGAGATCCCGGCCGCGGTCGCCGCCCTGACCCACCTGAGCGCCGAGGACGTCATCGAGGTCCGGTGGGCCTCCGACTTCAGGCCCCGCGCCGCCATGGCCGACCGGTTCCGCGCCGGCCGGGTGCTGCTCGCGGGCGATGCCGCCCACGTGCACTCCCCGGCCGGCGGCCAGGGCCTCAACACCAGCGTCCAGGACGCCTACAACCTCGGCTGGAAACTCGGACAGGTGCTGCGCCACGGCGCGGACCCCGCGCTCCTGGACACCTACGAGCAGGAACGTCAGCCCGTCGCCGCGCACGTACTGGGCCTGTCCACGCGGATCCACCGCGGCCAGGCGGAGCGCGGCGACGCCACCCGCCAGCTCGGCCTGGGCTATCGGGGCGGCCCCCTCTCCGAAGGGGCCGCGGGCGCGCTGGAGGCCGGGGACCGGGCCCCCGACGGCCCCCTGCCGGACGGGCGCAGGCTCTTCGACCTGTTCCGGGGGCCGCAGTTCACGCTGCTGGCCGTCGGCACGGATGCCGAACTGCCGCCCGTGAGCTCGGAGTTCCTGCACGTCCACCGGATCGGACCGTACGAGCCGTACGGCAAGGGGCTCTTCCTGGTCCGGCCCGACGGGTACGTGGGCTGGGCGGGCGAGGACGCGACCGGACTCGTGCGCTACCTCGCCCGCCTGGCCCGCCCCGGCTCACCCGCGACGGCCGGCTGA